Genomic window (Streptomyces sp. TG1A-60):
GGACGGTGGCGTGGCCCGGATGTCCGACCCGGACATGATCGAGGGCATCATCGAGGCCGTCTCCATCCCCGTCATGGCCAAGTCCCGCATCGGCCACTTCGTCGAGGCCCAGGTCCTGCAGTCCCTCGGCGTCGACTACATCGACGAGTCCGAGGTCCTCACCCCGGCCGACGAGGTCAACCACTCCGACAAGTGGGCCTTCACCACCCCCTTCGTCTGTGGCGCCACCAACCTCGGTGAGGCCCTGCGCCGCACAGCCGAGGGAGCCGCCATGATCCGCTCCAAGGGCGAGGCCGGCACCGGCAACGTCGTCGAGGCGGTCCGCCACCTGCGCCAGATCAAGAACGAGATCGCCAAGCTCCGCGGCTTCGACAACAACGAGCTGTATGCCGCGGCCAAGGAGCTGCGTGCCCCGTACGAGCTGGTCAGGGAGGTCGCCGAGCTGGGCAAGCTCCCGGTGGTGCTGTTCTCCGCCGGCGGCGTGGCCACCCCGGCCGACGCGGCGCTGATGCGCCAGCTCGGCGCCGAGGGCGTCTTCGTCGGCTCCGGCATCTTCAAGTCCGGCGACCCGGCCAAGCGCGCCGCCGCCATCGTGAAGGCCACCACCTTCTACGACGACCCGAAGATCATCGCCGACGCGTCCCGCAACCTCGGCGAGGCCATGGTCGGCATCAACTGCGACACCCTCCCCGAGGCCGAGCGCTACGCCAACCGCGGCTGGTAAGGATCACAGGTAGCCACCCCATGAGCACTCCTGTCATAGGCGTCCTGGCACTCCAGGGCGATGTACGGGAGCACCTCGTCGCCCTGGCCGCGGCCGACGCCGTGGCCAGGGCGGTGCGGCGCCCCGAGGAACTCGCCGAGGTGGACGGCCTCGTCATCCCCGGCGGGGAGTCCACCACCATCTCCAAACTGGCCGTCCTCTTCGGCGTGATGGACCCACTGCGCGCGCGTGTCCGTGACGGCATGCCCGTGTACGGCACCTGCGCCGGCATGATCATGCTCGCCGACAAGATCCTCGACCCGCGCTCGGGCCAGGAGACCATCGGCGGCATCGACATGATCGTGCGCCGCAACGCCTTCGGGCGCCAGAACGAATCCTTCGAGGCGGCGGTCGACGTGAAGGGCGTCGAGGGCGATCCTGTGGAGGGCGTCTTCATCCGAGCGCCCTGGGTCGAGTCCGTGGGCGCCGAGACCGAGGTGCTCGCCGAGCACGGCGGCCACATCGTCGCCGTACGCCAGGGCAACGCCCTCGCCACGTCGTTCCACCCGGAGCTGACGGGCGACCACCGGCTGCACGCGCTGTTCGTCGACATGGTGCACGCCTGCCGGACCGCGGAGTCCTAGTAGGATCTGCGGGGGTCCCCAGTCGTTCATGCCGGGGGAGTTCGTACAGGATGGGTTACGCGAAGGAGACAGGCAGATGTCCGGCCACTCTAAATGGGCCACGACGAAGCACAAGAAGGCCGTGATCGATGCCAAGCGCGGCAAGCTCTTCGCGAAGCTGATCAAGAACATCGAGGTCGCCGCGCGTATGGGCGGGGTGGACCTCGAAGGCAATCCGACGCTGTACGACGCCGTCCAGAAGGCGAAGAAGCAGTCGGTCCCGAACAAGAACATCGACTCCGCGATCAAGCGCGGCGGTGGTCTTGAGGCCGGCGGCGCCGACTACGAGACGATCATGTACGAGGGCTACGGCCCGAACGGTGTCGCGGTGCTCATCGAGTGCCTCACCGACAACCGCAACCGCGCCGCCTCCGACGTCCGGGTCGCCATGACCCGCAACGGCGGCTCCATGGCCGACCCGGGCTCCGTCTCGTACCTCTTCAACCGCAAGGGCGTGGTGATCGTCCCCAAGGGCGAGCTGTCCGAGGACGACGTCCTGGAGGTCGTCCTCGACGCCGGTGCCGAGGAGGTCAACGACCTGGGCGAGTCCTTCGAGGTGCTCAGCGAGGCCACCGACCTGGTCGCGGTCCGCACCTCCCTCCAGGAGGCGGACATCGACTACGACTCCGCCGAGGCCAACTTCGTCCCGACCATGCAGGTCGAGCTGGACGAAGAGGGCGCCAAGAAGATCTTCAAGCTGATCGACGCCCTTGAGGACAGCGACGACGTGCAGAACGTCTTCGCCAACTTCGACGTGAGCGACGACGTCATGGCCAAGGTCGACGCGTAGCGCCGCGGCCGGACGGACGGGCCTCACGGCCGATGGGCTTCAACGGGCCGACGGGACAGACCCGTCGGCCCGTCGCGTTGTCGGCCGTTGTCAGCGGCACCCGATAGCCTGCACAAACAGGTGATCGATGGGAGGGGTGCGCGTGCGCGTACTGGGGGTGGACCCGGGGCTGACCCGTTGCGGTGTCGGGGTCGTCGAAGGCGTCGCCGGCCGACCGCTCACCCTGCTCGGTGTCGGCGTCGTCCGTACGCCCGCGGACGCGGAGTTGGGGAACCGCCTCGTCGCCATCGAGCAGGGCATCGAGCGGTGGCTCGACGAGCACCGCCCCGAATGCGTCGCCGTGGAACGGGTGTTCAGCCAGCACAACGTGCGGACGGTCATGGGCACGGCCCAAGCCAGCGCCGTCGCCATGCTCTGCGCCGCCCGCCGTGGCCTCCCCGTCGCCCTGCACACCCCCAGCGAGGTCAAGGCCGCCGTCACCGGCAGCGGTCGCGCCGACAAGGCACAGGTCGGCGCCATGGTCACCCGCCTGCTCCGGCTCGACGCACCCCCGAAGCCCGCGGACGCCGCCGACGCCCTCGCCCTCGCCATCTGCCACGTCTGGCGGGCCCCCGCACAGAACCGCCTCCAGCAGGCCGTGGCACAGCACGCATCGAAAGGCCGTACGACATGATCGCCTTCGTCACCGGCCCGGTCGCCGCCCTCGCACCCGACTCCGCTGTGGTGGAGGTGGGCGGGATCGGCATCGCGGTCCAGTGCACGCCGAACACGCTCTCCGGGCTCCGCATGGGACAGCAGGCCAAGCTGGCCACCTCCCTGGTGGTCCGCGAGGACTCGCTCACGCTCTACGGCTTCGTGGACGACGACGAGCGCCAGGTGTTCGAGCTGCTGCAGACCGCGAGCGGTGTCGGTCCGCGTCTGGCCCAGGCGATGCTCGCCGTGCACACCCCGGACGCTCTGCGCCGGGCCGTGGCCACCGGTGACGAGAAGGCGCTCGTCGCCGTCCCCGGCATCGGCAAGAAGGGCGCCCAGAAGCTGCTGCTGGAGCTGAAGGACCGCCTGGGCGAGCCCGTCGGCGCTCCCGCGGTCGGCACCGCGGTCACCACCGGCTGGCGCGACCAGCTGCACGCCGCGCTGATCGGCCTCGGGTACGCCACCCGTGAGGCCGACGAGGCGGTCTCGGCCGTGGCCCCCCAGGCCGAGGCCGCCGCGGGCACGCCCCAGGTGGGCCAGTTGCTGAAAGCGGCGCTCCAGAGCCTCAACAGAGCCCGCTGAGCGGTCGGTTGAGGTCCGCGTACGAGACCCTCAATGCGCCCGAGCCCCGTACGGCCTGCACACCCCCAGGGCCCACGACCCACCCGATCCCATCCGACCGCGACCCGCGAGGCACACGCAATGAACTGGGACGACACGACCGACGACACCGCCCCCGAGCGGCTGGTGGGCTCTGTCGCCGACCGTGAGGACCAGGCCGTCGAGGCCGCCCTGCGCCCCAAGGACCTGGACGAGTTCATCGGTCAGGAGAAGGTCCGCGAGCAGCTCGACCTGGTCCTGCGGGCGGCACGCGCGCGTGGGGCGACCGCCGACCACGTCCTGCTCTCCGGCGCCCCGGGCCTCGGCAAGACCACCCTCTCGATGATCATCGCGGCCGAGATGGACGCCCCCATCCGCATCACCTCCGGCCCCGCCATCCAGCACGCCGGCGACCTCGCGGCGATCCTCTCCTCCCTCCAGGAGGGCGAGGTCCTCTTCCTCGACGAGATCCACCGCATGTCCCGGCCCGCCGAGGAGATGCTGTACATGGCGATGGAGGACTTCCGGGTCGACGTGATCGTCGGCAAGGGCCCCGGCGCCACTGCGATCCCCCTCGAACTGCCGCCGTTCACCCTGGTCGGCGCCACCACCCGCGCGGGGCTCCTGCCACCGCCGCTGCGTGACCGCTTCGGATTCACCGCGCACATGGAGTTCTACGAGCCCGCCGAACTGGAGCGCGTCATCCACCGCTCGGCGAACCTGCTCGACGTCGAGATCGACCCGGACGGCGCCTCCGAGATCGCGGGCCGCTCGCGTGGCACGCCCCGCATCGCCAACCGACTGCTGCGCCGCGTACGGGACTACGCGCAGGTCAAGGCCGACGGCATCATCACCCGCGACATCGCGTCGGCGGCCCTCGCCGTGTACGAGGTGGACGCCCGCGGCCTCGACCGTCTCGACCGGGGTGTTCTCGAAGCCCTGCTCAAGCTCTTCGGCGGCGGCCCGGTCGGTCTGTCCACGCTCGCCGTCGCCGTGGGGGAGGAGCGTGAGACCGTCGAGGAGGTCGCCGAGCCCTTCCTCGTCCGTGAGGGCCTGCTCGCCCGCACCCCCCGTGGACGGGTGGCGACCCCCGCCGCGTGGACCCATCTCGGCCTGGTGCCCCCGTCGGCGCCGGGCGGGGGACAGCAGGCCGCTTTCTGACGTCCTGCGGACGCTGTCCGGCCCGGGAGAAGCGCTGCCCCGGGGCCGGACCGTGCGACCGTCGTTCAGGAAACCGACGGTGAGCCCTGGAGTTGCCAGGAGGGGAGGTAACCCTTGCCGTCGTTGTCGACGTCGTAGTCGGCCTTACCGTCCGCGGTCCACCCCCCGGTCAGGCTGGAACTACTGAAGGCACTACCACAGAGGTGCCCGCTCGTGGGGCCGGAGTCCCAGTCGTTGAGCACGCTCTTGAGGTTGCAGGTCCACGTGTCCTTCACCGAGTCATTCCGCTCCAGCCGGACCTGCAGTTTAAAGCCGTCGAAGCGGTTGCCGCCGATGAAGGAGGCGTCCCAGTAGACCTTGGCGTACGCGTAGTGCTGCGTACTGCTGACCCTCTCCACACAGAGCATGACGCGCATCCAGATGTCCGGCTTGTTCGGGAGGGAGATGGTTCTCTCGTTGTGGTCGTAGCCGGTGCACCTGGTGGTTGCGGCTGCGGCGGACGGAACCGATGCCATCGCGGTGGATGCGGAGGCTCCCATGGTGACGGCGGCCGCCAGGAGCGCGCCGGATGCCGCTTTCCAAGCCCTCATGTCCTGCTGCCCTTCGTGAGACGGTCCCGCGGCCGTTCCGCGGGCACCTTGAGAGACAGAGAATGGGCAGCGGAGCGCACCGCGGCACCGGTGCGGGCTCAGGGAGCAGAGACTTGTCCATCGCGTAGAAGGCGTGCTATGCGTATGAACTTCAGGAGAGCCGCGTCACTTTGACGCCGACTCAGGATCGCTCGGCTCCCTGCCGGAAGACCAGCGCGTGGCACGCGCGGCGAACACGGGTGGGCCGCGCCCCGAGAGGCACCCTCCTTCAACCTTCAACAGCCCTTGCCTTGATCAGGTTTCCAGTTGTAACGTGACGTGATGACTACGGGGGTAGTTGAGGCTCAGGGCGTACAAGAGACAGACGTTTCGACAGAGCCGTCCGAAGAGCTGTGCGGATCGTGGCCGTGGCCGGCCGCGCAGGGTGTCGTCGCCCGCGATAGCCCATGGAGCGCGACGTCAAGAGTGGGTGGGCGAATCCCGTTTGCGGGGATCATCGCCGAGTTCGTTCCGTGGAGGGCAATCCCCCCATGTCTGCGTCGCATGCCGGCCCGGCAGGGTCGGTACCGCCACTGACCACGGCGGGTGCAAGAGAACTCTACGGATCCGGGGGATACATAGTGTCGTCGACTGGTCTGAGCGCCGAAGCAATACAGCAGCCAGCAGCCGACGACAGGCGCAGTGTCGAAGCGGTCCGTCCAGTGCCTGATCGGCGAAGGAGTCGGTCATTCGAGGCGCGGAGGGGGCTGACGAGGCCTTCGGCGAGCATCAAGTGGAGCGCGCGCGGTGGGGAGGACCGCTTTCGTGATCTTGCACTTGGTGAACGTTTGACTTTCGGTAATTGTGTATGCGGCGCGTTGGACGTCACCATCGAGACGGAGAGTGCCGGTCACGTGGTCGGGGCCGTGACGCCTCGCATCGACCACTGGAGAGTGGACAATCTCAGCCGCTCCACCGCACTCCTCATAGAGGACTTGGAGGACCCGCAGCAGTTCATCCGGGTGCTGGGCCAAAGGCGCGAGGTAGTGATCCCCTTCGAGTTGGCTCAGGTCGCAGTGGCCAGCCGCGACGACCCGCCGCTGCTCACCGTGTTCGGACCCGAACCCGTGGTGACACCACACGAAGACCACGGTTGCCCCGAGGAGGCGAAGGAGGACGCGGCGCACCGCCTCCTGGATCCGCGAACCCGGTATTTCGCTGTGCTCCGCGCGCTGTGCGAATCACAACACGCTGGTCCCGGACACCCGGTACCGACGTCGGAGACGATCGCGGACAGGCTTGCCGAGTGGGGTGTCCGGCTGACTGCCCGGGCGGTCGACCATCACATCGACTACCTGGTGCAGCGTCTTGGCCTCCGTCCGCTGGCCGGGTCCGTCCAGCGGAGCTGGAAGAAGGAAGTGCTCGTCAGTGTGGCGCTGCGACAAGGACTGCTGGACGTACCGGCCTGAAACGGAGTCCTCCCGGGCCTGGCCGCTGTCCGCGTCGGCCGGACACGACGAGGACAGCGGCCGCGGAGGAACCACGGTGCGGTGCTGTGCGTTGTTCCATCACGGTGGACTCGCTTAGACTCCGCCGATGCCGCTCCTGTCGGCAGCACACATACCCCCAACCATCAGGCCGCTCGCCATCGCGGTCGTGTGAAGGAAGTTCCGACCCGTGAGTCTCGTGACCCTCCTCCCGTTCATCGTGCTCATCGGGGCCATGATCCTGATGACCCGATCGGCCAAGAAGAAGCAGCAGCAGGCCGTCGACATGCGGAACCAGATGCAGCCCGGCTCCGGCGTCCGCACGATCGGGGGCATGTACGCGACCGTCAAGGAGGTCAGCGAGGACACGGTCCTCCTCGACGCCGGGCCGGGCGTCGAGCTGCTGTTCGCGAAGAATTCCATCGGCGCCGTCCTCTCCGACGACGAGTACAACCGCATCGTCCACGGCATCGAGCACGACCTGAAGTCCGACGTCGTCCCGGACGACGCCTCCTCCCTCACCGAGACCGACGAGCCCTCCGACGACGCTTCCGCCGCTTCCGACGACAAGCCCATCGACCTCGGCAAGAAGGACGCGTCCGACGACGCGGCCGACGAGACCGCCGAGGCGAAGGCCGACGAAGCAGAGCCGAAGAAGATCGACGGCGAGTCCGAGGCGAAGTAGTCACGTCCCGGGAGTGCGAGCGAGAACCACCCGCGCCCCGGGCACGTGCCGTTCTCGCCCGGATTCCCGACACCAGTCATGGCCGTCCCCGCGCTGACCCCGCGCACGGCGGCCCGAGAGGGAGTACGAGAAGGTGGCAGCACCGAAGAAGGGCCGGAGCGCCAGCGCCCAGAGCAAGCCTGGGCGCGCGCTGGTCCTCATCCTGATCGCCCTGGTGGCGCTCACCGGGGGAATGTTCGCCTCCGGAGACACCACTCCGCGTCTCGGGATCGACCTCGCCGGTGGTACGAGCATCACACTGACGGCGATCAACGAGCCCGGCCAGCCCAACGCGATCAACAAGACCAACATGGACACCGCGGTCGAGATCATGCACCGCCGTGTCAACGGTCTGGGCGTGTCCGAGGCGGAGGTCCAGACCCAGGGCAATGAGAACATCATTGTCAACATCCCCAAGGGCACGGATTCCGAAGAGGCCCGGGCACAGGTCGGCACCACCGCGAAGCTGTACTTCCGTCCGCTCCTGCAGTGGGAGCCCTCCGGCGCGACGGCCACCCCGAGCGCCTCGCCGAGCACGAGCGACAGCGCCTCACCGAGCCCGTCGGGCTCCGACTCGGCCGCCGACAAGGACACCGACAAGGCGACCTCGCCCGAGTCCGCCGGCCCGTCGGCCGGCGCCACCTCGCAGGGCCGTGCGGTGACCGACGCCCTGAAGGCCGACGCCACCCCCTCCTCCAGCGCCTCCGAGTCCGCCAAGACATCCGACAGCGCCTCGCCCTCCGCGCCCCCGAGCGCGGACGCGGAGGTTCAGGCGCTCCAGGAGGCGTACGCCAAGCTCGACTGCGCCGACCCGGAGCAGCGCTCCGAGGCCGGCAAGGGCAAGAGCACCGAGCCCGTCGTCGCCTGCGGCAAGGAGAACGGCGGCTGGAGCAAGTTCATCCTCGGCCCGGTGGGTGTGGACGGCACCGATGTGACCAAGGCCCAGGCGATCCTCGACACGACCACCGGCACCGGCTGGAAGGTCGTCATGGAGTTCGACTCCGCCGGAGGCAAGAAGTTCACCGAGGTCACCAGGGCGCTGGCCAGCCAGACCTCCCCGCAGAACCAGTTCGCGATCGTCCTGGACGACGAGGTCGTCTCCCACCCCGAGGTCACCCGGGCGATCACCGGCAACAGCGCCGAGATCTCCGGCAGCTTCACCCAGGAAGAGGCCCAGAACCTCGCCAACATGCTGTCGTACGGCGCGCTCCCGCTGACCTTCAAGGAGTCGAGCGTGACCACGGTCAGCCCCGCGCTCGGCGGTGATCAGCTGGAGGCCGGCCTGATCGCCGGTGCGATCGGTCTGGCCCTGGTCGTGATCTACCTGCTCGTCTACTACCGCGGCCTGTCGGTCATCGCCATCGTCTCGCTGCTGGTCTCGGCGCTCCTGACCTACGTGATCATGTCGCTCCTGGGACCGGCCATCGGCTTCGCGCTGAACCTCCC
Coding sequences:
- the pdxT gene encoding pyridoxal 5'-phosphate synthase glutaminase subunit PdxT, with translation MSTPVIGVLALQGDVREHLVALAAADAVARAVRRPEELAEVDGLVIPGGESTTISKLAVLFGVMDPLRARVRDGMPVYGTCAGMIMLADKILDPRSGQETIGGIDMIVRRNAFGRQNESFEAAVDVKGVEGDPVEGVFIRAPWVESVGAETEVLAEHGGHIVAVRQGNALATSFHPELTGDHRLHALFVDMVHACRTAES
- the pdxS gene encoding pyridoxal 5'-phosphate synthase lyase subunit PdxS, which gives rise to MSSTLSPSTTQTPETGTARVKRGMAEQLKGGVIMDVVTPEQAKIAEDAGAVAVMALERVPADIRKDGGVARMSDPDMIEGIIEAVSIPVMAKSRIGHFVEAQVLQSLGVDYIDESEVLTPADEVNHSDKWAFTTPFVCGATNLGEALRRTAEGAAMIRSKGEAGTGNVVEAVRHLRQIKNEIAKLRGFDNNELYAAAKELRAPYELVREVAELGKLPVVLFSAGGVATPADAALMRQLGAEGVFVGSGIFKSGDPAKRAAAIVKATTFYDDPKIIADASRNLGEAMVGINCDTLPEAERYANRGW
- the ruvC gene encoding crossover junction endodeoxyribonuclease RuvC encodes the protein MRVLGVDPGLTRCGVGVVEGVAGRPLTLLGVGVVRTPADAELGNRLVAIEQGIERWLDEHRPECVAVERVFSQHNVRTVMGTAQASAVAMLCAARRGLPVALHTPSEVKAAVTGSGRADKAQVGAMVTRLLRLDAPPKPADAADALALAICHVWRAPAQNRLQQAVAQHASKGRTT
- the ruvA gene encoding Holliday junction branch migration protein RuvA — protein: MIAFVTGPVAALAPDSAVVEVGGIGIAVQCTPNTLSGLRMGQQAKLATSLVVREDSLTLYGFVDDDERQVFELLQTASGVGPRLAQAMLAVHTPDALRRAVATGDEKALVAVPGIGKKGAQKLLLELKDRLGEPVGAPAVGTAVTTGWRDQLHAALIGLGYATREADEAVSAVAPQAEAAAGTPQVGQLLKAALQSLNRAR
- the ruvB gene encoding Holliday junction branch migration DNA helicase RuvB — its product is MNWDDTTDDTAPERLVGSVADREDQAVEAALRPKDLDEFIGQEKVREQLDLVLRAARARGATADHVLLSGAPGLGKTTLSMIIAAEMDAPIRITSGPAIQHAGDLAAILSSLQEGEVLFLDEIHRMSRPAEEMLYMAMEDFRVDVIVGKGPGATAIPLELPPFTLVGATTRAGLLPPPLRDRFGFTAHMEFYEPAELERVIHRSANLLDVEIDPDGASEIAGRSRGTPRIANRLLRRVRDYAQVKADGIITRDIASAALAVYEVDARGLDRLDRGVLEALLKLFGGGPVGLSTLAVAVGEERETVEEVAEPFLVREGLLARTPRGRVATPAAWTHLGLVPPSAPGGGQQAAF
- a CDS encoding YebC/PmpR family DNA-binding transcriptional regulator, producing MSGHSKWATTKHKKAVIDAKRGKLFAKLIKNIEVAARMGGVDLEGNPTLYDAVQKAKKQSVPNKNIDSAIKRGGGLEAGGADYETIMYEGYGPNGVAVLIECLTDNRNRAASDVRVAMTRNGGSMADPGSVSYLFNRKGVVIVPKGELSEDDVLEVVLDAGAEEVNDLGESFEVLSEATDLVAVRTSLQEADIDYDSAEANFVPTMQVELDEEGAKKIFKLIDALEDSDDVQNVFANFDVSDDVMAKVDA
- the secD gene encoding protein translocase subunit SecD, with the translated sequence MAAPKKGRSASAQSKPGRALVLILIALVALTGGMFASGDTTPRLGIDLAGGTSITLTAINEPGQPNAINKTNMDTAVEIMHRRVNGLGVSEAEVQTQGNENIIVNIPKGTDSEEARAQVGTTAKLYFRPLLQWEPSGATATPSASPSTSDSASPSPSGSDSAADKDTDKATSPESAGPSAGATSQGRAVTDALKADATPSSSASESAKTSDSASPSAPPSADAEVQALQEAYAKLDCADPEQRSEAGKGKSTEPVVACGKENGGWSKFILGPVGVDGTDVTKAQAILDTTTGTGWKVVMEFDSAGGKKFTEVTRALASQTSPQNQFAIVLDDEVVSHPEVTRAITGNSAEISGSFTQEEAQNLANMLSYGALPLTFKESSVTTVSPALGGDQLEAGLIAGAIGLALVVIYLLVYYRGLSVIAIVSLLVSALLTYVIMSLLGPAIGFALNLPAVCGAIVAIGITADSFIVYFERVRDEIREGRSLRPAVERAWPRARRTILVSDFVSFLSAAVLFVVSVDKVQGFAFTLGLTTVLDVVVVFFFTKPLLTLLARTKFFGGGHSWSGLDPKRLGVQPPLRRRTRRPVPAEPKEA
- the yajC gene encoding preprotein translocase subunit YajC, which produces MSLVTLLPFIVLIGAMILMTRSAKKKQQQAVDMRNQMQPGSGVRTIGGMYATVKEVSEDTVLLDAGPGVELLFAKNSIGAVLSDDEYNRIVHGIEHDLKSDVVPDDASSLTETDEPSDDASAASDDKPIDLGKKDASDDAADETAEAKADEAEPKKIDGESEAK